Proteins encoded in a region of the Prinia subflava isolate CZ2003 ecotype Zambia chromosome 24, Cam_Psub_1.2, whole genome shotgun sequence genome:
- the MECR gene encoding enoyl-[acyl-carrier-protein] reductase, mitochondrial isoform X2, protein MQRLLRRARIPPVRTAPARTAPARTATVRTATVRTRSAAAGTAPLGLLYERHGEPAAVVQLKNLEVPKLGDCDVHVKMLAAPINPADINMIQGTYPLLSPLPAVGGNEGVGEVQEVGRRVAALKPGDWVIPADSGLGTWRTRGVFPEEMLLKVPSDIPVLCAATLSVNPCTAFRVLADFESLAPGDSVIQNAANSGVGQAVIQIARASGIKTINVVRDRPDLPKLVERLMGLGADHVVTEEMLRKPEMKYIFKSTPRPRLALNCVGGKSTTDMLRHLQPKGTMVTYGGMAKQPVMVPVSAFIFRDVRLRGFWMTQWRREHAQDREGVVAMMDALCQLIRGGQLTAPACTEVPLQDYRTALEASMKPFVSSKQILLL, encoded by the exons ATGCAGCGGCTGCTGCGCAGGGCGCGGATCCCCCCCGTTCGGACCGCCCCGGCTCGGACCGCCCCGGCTCGGACCGCCACGGTTCGGACCGCCACGGTGCGGACGCGATCGGCCGCGGCGGGGACCGCTCCGCTCGGGCTGCTCTATGAGCGGCACGGGGAGCCCGCAGCCGTCGTGCA ACTGAAGAATCTGGAAGTGCCCAAACTGGGGGACTGCGATGTCCACGTCAAGATGCTGGCAGCCCCCATCAATCCTGCCGACATCAACATGATCCAAG gGACCTACCCCCTCCTGTCTCCGCTGCCAGCCGTGGGAGGGAACGAAGGTGTCGGGGAGGTGCAGGAGGTTGGGCGGCGTGTGGCAGCTCTGAAACCCGGGGACTGGGTCATCCCCGCGGACTCCGGGCTCG GGACGTGGCGGACGCGGGGAGTGTTCCCTGAGGAGATGCTGCTGAAGGTGCCCAGTGACATCCcggtgctctgtgctgccactcTGAGCGTCAACCCCTGCACGGCGTTCCGAGTGCTGGCCGACTTCGAGAGCCTGGCGCCTG GTGACTCCGTCATCCAGAATGCCGCCAACAGTGGTGTGGGCCAAGCCGTCATCCAGATCGCCAGGGCCTCTGGCATCAAGACCATCAATGTGGTGAGGGACAG ACCTGATCTCCCGAAGCTGGTGGAGAGGCTGATGGGCCTGGGTGCTGACCACGTTGTCACAGAGGAGATGCTGAGAAAGCCAGAgatgaaatatatatttaag AGCACCCCGAGGCCCCGGCTCGCCCTGAACTGCGTTGGAGGCAAAAGCACCACGGACATGCTGCGGCACCTGCA GCCCAAGGGGACCATGGTCACCTACGGGGGGATGGCAAAACAGCCTGTGATGGTGCCTGTG AGTGCCTTCATCTTCCGGGACGTGCGGCTCCGTGGGTTCTGGATGACGCAGTGGCGGAGGGAGCACGCGCAGG ACcgggagggtgtggtggcgaTGATGGACGCCCTGTGCCAGCTCATCCGCGGGGGCCAGCTCACAGCCCCGGCCTGCACTGAGGTCCCCCTTCAGGACTACAGGACAGCGCTGGAGGCCTCCATGAAGCCCTTCGTGTCCTCCAAGCAGATCCTCCTCCTCTGA
- the MECR gene encoding enoyl-[acyl-carrier-protein] reductase, mitochondrial isoform X1 produces the protein MQRLLRRARIPPVRTAPARTAPARTATVRTATVRTRSAAAGTAPLGLLYERHGEPAAVVQLKNLEVPKLGDCDVHVKMLAAPINPADINMIQGTYPLLSPLPAVGGNEGVGEVQEVGRRVAALKPGDWVIPADSGLGTWRTRGVFPEEMLLKVPSDIPVLCAATLSVNPCTAFRVLADFESLAPGDSVIQNAANSGVGQAVIQIARASGIKTINVVRDRPDLPKLVERLMGLGADHVVTEEMLRKPEMKYIFKSTPRPRLALNCVGGKSTTDMLRHLQPKGTMVTYGGMAKQPVMVPVVSHIPQSAFIFRDVRLRGFWMTQWRREHAQDREGVVAMMDALCQLIRGGQLTAPACTEVPLQDYRTALEASMKPFVSSKQILLL, from the exons ATGCAGCGGCTGCTGCGCAGGGCGCGGATCCCCCCCGTTCGGACCGCCCCGGCTCGGACCGCCCCGGCTCGGACCGCCACGGTTCGGACCGCCACGGTGCGGACGCGATCGGCCGCGGCGGGGACCGCTCCGCTCGGGCTGCTCTATGAGCGGCACGGGGAGCCCGCAGCCGTCGTGCA ACTGAAGAATCTGGAAGTGCCCAAACTGGGGGACTGCGATGTCCACGTCAAGATGCTGGCAGCCCCCATCAATCCTGCCGACATCAACATGATCCAAG gGACCTACCCCCTCCTGTCTCCGCTGCCAGCCGTGGGAGGGAACGAAGGTGTCGGGGAGGTGCAGGAGGTTGGGCGGCGTGTGGCAGCTCTGAAACCCGGGGACTGGGTCATCCCCGCGGACTCCGGGCTCG GGACGTGGCGGACGCGGGGAGTGTTCCCTGAGGAGATGCTGCTGAAGGTGCCCAGTGACATCCcggtgctctgtgctgccactcTGAGCGTCAACCCCTGCACGGCGTTCCGAGTGCTGGCCGACTTCGAGAGCCTGGCGCCTG GTGACTCCGTCATCCAGAATGCCGCCAACAGTGGTGTGGGCCAAGCCGTCATCCAGATCGCCAGGGCCTCTGGCATCAAGACCATCAATGTGGTGAGGGACAG ACCTGATCTCCCGAAGCTGGTGGAGAGGCTGATGGGCCTGGGTGCTGACCACGTTGTCACAGAGGAGATGCTGAGAAAGCCAGAgatgaaatatatatttaag AGCACCCCGAGGCCCCGGCTCGCCCTGAACTGCGTTGGAGGCAAAAGCACCACGGACATGCTGCGGCACCTGCA GCCCAAGGGGACCATGGTCACCTACGGGGGGATGGCAAAACAGCCTGTGATGGTGCCTGTG GTGTCACACATTCCACAGAGTGCCTTCATCTTCCGGGACGTGCGGCTCCGTGGGTTCTGGATGACGCAGTGGCGGAGGGAGCACGCGCAGG ACcgggagggtgtggtggcgaTGATGGACGCCCTGTGCCAGCTCATCCGCGGGGGCCAGCTCACAGCCCCGGCCTGCACTGAGGTCCCCCTTCAGGACTACAGGACAGCGCTGGAGGCCTCCATGAAGCCCTTCGTGTCCTCCAAGCAGATCCTCCTCCTCTGA
- the MECR gene encoding enoyl-[acyl-carrier-protein] reductase, mitochondrial isoform X3 produces the protein MQRLLRRARIPPVRTAPARTAPARTATVRTATVRTRSAAAGTAPLGLLYERHGEPAAVVQLKNLEVPKLGDCDVHVKMLAAPINPADINMIQGTWRTRGVFPEEMLLKVPSDIPVLCAATLSVNPCTAFRVLADFESLAPGDSVIQNAANSGVGQAVIQIARASGIKTINVVRDRPDLPKLVERLMGLGADHVVTEEMLRKPEMKYIFKSTPRPRLALNCVGGKSTTDMLRHLQPKGTMVTYGGMAKQPVMVPVVSHIPQSAFIFRDVRLRGFWMTQWRREHAQDREGVVAMMDALCQLIRGGQLTAPACTEVPLQDYRTALEASMKPFVSSKQILLL, from the exons ATGCAGCGGCTGCTGCGCAGGGCGCGGATCCCCCCCGTTCGGACCGCCCCGGCTCGGACCGCCCCGGCTCGGACCGCCACGGTTCGGACCGCCACGGTGCGGACGCGATCGGCCGCGGCGGGGACCGCTCCGCTCGGGCTGCTCTATGAGCGGCACGGGGAGCCCGCAGCCGTCGTGCA ACTGAAGAATCTGGAAGTGCCCAAACTGGGGGACTGCGATGTCCACGTCAAGATGCTGGCAGCCCCCATCAATCCTGCCGACATCAACATGATCCAAG GGACGTGGCGGACGCGGGGAGTGTTCCCTGAGGAGATGCTGCTGAAGGTGCCCAGTGACATCCcggtgctctgtgctgccactcTGAGCGTCAACCCCTGCACGGCGTTCCGAGTGCTGGCCGACTTCGAGAGCCTGGCGCCTG GTGACTCCGTCATCCAGAATGCCGCCAACAGTGGTGTGGGCCAAGCCGTCATCCAGATCGCCAGGGCCTCTGGCATCAAGACCATCAATGTGGTGAGGGACAG ACCTGATCTCCCGAAGCTGGTGGAGAGGCTGATGGGCCTGGGTGCTGACCACGTTGTCACAGAGGAGATGCTGAGAAAGCCAGAgatgaaatatatatttaag AGCACCCCGAGGCCCCGGCTCGCCCTGAACTGCGTTGGAGGCAAAAGCACCACGGACATGCTGCGGCACCTGCA GCCCAAGGGGACCATGGTCACCTACGGGGGGATGGCAAAACAGCCTGTGATGGTGCCTGTG GTGTCACACATTCCACAGAGTGCCTTCATCTTCCGGGACGTGCGGCTCCGTGGGTTCTGGATGACGCAGTGGCGGAGGGAGCACGCGCAGG ACcgggagggtgtggtggcgaTGATGGACGCCCTGTGCCAGCTCATCCGCGGGGGCCAGCTCACAGCCCCGGCCTGCACTGAGGTCCCCCTTCAGGACTACAGGACAGCGCTGGAGGCCTCCATGAAGCCCTTCGTGTCCTCCAAGCAGATCCTCCTCCTCTGA